ATTCTCCAGGGGTTCCTTTACCAAAAAGAAGTGCTAAAATAAATGCCAAAAAAGAAAGCACTATTGCTATCGTAAAAGGTGACGGCAATAGTGCTTTATATACTTTAACGAACTTATTGGTAAAGCTCATGAAATTTATTTAGAACGGTAAATCATCATCATCTCCACCTGCAGCAATTGGAGGAGGAGTTGGAAGAGGTTCAGGGCTTGCTGGTGCAGCAGTTCCGGCTTTCTCCATTTTCCATGCTTGTAAATTTACATAATATCTACCGTTGTACTCATTACCTCTAATGTTAAAATGAACTGTAACATCATCATTAACATTGTAAGTATCTAAAACCGTTGTTTTGTCTTTAAAGAACTCAAATTTCACATCTTGAGGATATTGCTCCTGAGTTGTGATAACGAATTCTCTTTTAGAAAAACCACTATCGAAAGTTTGCGTATCGTTAATTACTTTAATTCGTCCCTGTAATTGTAAATCCATGTGTTATTGATCATTAAAAGCCAGAAGTGTCTTCCAGGCCAGTTCTATTTGATTATTATTAATATGTTCTTTTGCTATTTTATGTAATTCTTCTTCTAATTGAGCCGCGTTATCTTCATGTTCAATAAAAATTTCGCTTAGTTCATATAGTTTGTAGTCATTTACATCTAATTCAGAAGGAAGTTGTTCAACATTTCCCAGACGTCCTAAATCATTTCCGGTTAGAATTTTAGAATTTCTAATATCCTCAGGAATTTGATCTACTCCAATGCCTAAAGTACGAAGTGGTTTCTCGATTTCAAATAAAGCATCTCCATTGGCACGACAATACCAATCACCACCCATTCTACCAACAAGGTCAATCTTGGTCTGATCAATGACTCCATTTTCATCCAAAACATTTGGATCAATATGAAACATCACAACCTCGCAAATAACCAGATTTCCAGCACCACCTTCAGTACCTAGTTCAACAATATCTACCACTTTACACTCCATAGAAACCGGAGACTCTTTTACTCTAAGTGGTTTAACCAGTTGACTTTCTAAGGGTGTCAATCCGGACTTAATAAATTCATTAACTCCGAGACCATATTCGGTACTTGAAAGAGACATTTGTTCTACAATAGCATGATTCACCACGCTAATCACAACTTCTCCGGTAGCTTTTACATTCTCAAGAGTATGTTTGGTCGTATTGTCACGTACTCTCCTTGATGGAGAGAAAACGACTATCGGAGGATTCGCTCCAAAACCATTGAAAAAGGAAAAAGGACTCAAGTTAGGATTGCCGTCTTTATCTACGGTACTTGCAAATGCGATAGGACGTGGTCCAATTGCACCCAACATGGTTCCAAAAATTTTAGGCGTATTCTCCGCCTTTGGATCTATTTGAACAAAATTTTCCATAGAAAAGCAAAGGTAAAATGCCCATTGAGACATTCAAATAATCATATAGGTATTTGTACGCCAAGCTGTAGATTTTATCAACAAAAAAAATATTCAAAAAGATGAATTTTCGTTTGCAATAAATAAAAGATGACTATCTTTGCCGGCCGATTGCGGATGTGGTGAAATTGGTAGACACGCTAGACTTAGGATCTAGTGCCGCGAGGCGTGAAGGTTCGAGTCCTTTCATCCGCACACTAAGAGAAAGAGCTGTATTTAGTAAATGCAGCTCTTTTTTTGTGGCTTGCATTTAGGTTGAAGTGCTACCTTTGCGAAGATGAAAAGACGTTTGAGAATTTACGGATTTGGATTGGCTTTAGGAACCATATTAGCCTGGGCACTGTTTCTGAGAGGAAGAAACACAAAGAATTACACTGCCTGGACTCCCAACAATAGAATACTGGAAGAAATTAGATTATCAGATTTAGAAAAGACAGATGCATTTTGGTGTCAAATGAAATGCTATGGGTTTTCAAGTATTGAATACGATGCGTTAGTTAACGATGGGAATGTCAATTTTAGGAAGAGTCAGGTGGAAAACTGGCCACGAATGTATCAGGTGGAGTTGGAAACAGAGGATAAAGGAACGCTCATCATTGAATATTCTAAAACGGAGGGCAAGCATTTTGAGATTATTCGAGTGGTGAAAGAAGGTTCACAAATCAATTGCGATTGCTAATGAAAAAGATTAACGCAGGATCGTATCAGGTATACTTTGATCAGGCTTTGGAGCAAATGGTAGAATTTGTCAATTCAAATTATCCAAATGCAAGACGCTATATTATTGCTGATCATAACACATTAACGAATTGTTTGCCAGTTATCGATAAATATCTGGGCCAGATTCAAGTAGAACAGCAGGTATTTAATATTGAGCCGGGAGAGGATAGCAAATCCATTGATTTGGCACATCAACTTTGGGAGAATTTTACGGATTTGAATATCGGTAGAAATGATTTGATCATCAATATCGGAGGAGGAGTGGTCAGTGATTTAGGTGGGTTTGTTGCAGCTACCTATAAACGCGGAGTAGATGTGATTAATATTCCAACTTCGTTATTGGCAATGGCCGATGCTTCGATTGGAGGGAAAGTCGGGATCAATTTTCATCAGCTAAAGAATCAGTTAGGCTATTTTTCTAATCCCAGAGGAGTATTTGTTCATCCTGAGTTTTTAAACACATTACCGGATAGGGAGCTGATTTCCGGGTATGCAGAAATGATCAAGCATGCTTTAATTGCAGATTCTGATGCCTGGACAAAGATTTTGAATCAGGGAGCTCCAACTATTGAAATGATCTCAGATTTATTACCCGGATCAATTGAAATAAAAAATGGGTTTGTAAAACAAGATCCTTTAGATCAGGGAGTGCGAAAGGTGTTGAATTTTGGTCATACGATTGGTCATGCGATCGAAACACTTTTTATGGATTCCGATACGGAAGTATTACACGGTGAAGCGGTAGCTGCGGGCATGATTGCAGCAGCATATATATCGAATAAACGATCTGGCTTGAGTGATAGTGATTTGAATAATATCACAAAGCTTTTGATCAAAGTGTTTGACCTGGAATTTGTTTTATGGTTGATGTCTGAGAATTTGGCTTTGCCATTAAAACATGACAAAAAGAACGAGAAGTCGGAATTGAAATTTGTTTTACTGGAGTCCATTGGAAAACCAATCTATGGTCAAAATGTGTCTATGGAAATGGCATTAGAGGCTTTTGAATATGTTCAGGCTGAAGTTGAAAAGAAACAGGCTTAAATGATCCATGAAGGTAATCGCTCCAAAACATATTTCGGAAGCAGCTATAGAACTTCCTGCTTCTAAAAGTATTTCGAATAGATTGCTAATTATCCAGGCTATTTCTGGCGAGGGTAAAATCAGTGGACTTTCCGATGCTGATGATACGCGTATTCTTTACGATGTGTTGCAATCAGATGGAGATGTAATCGATGTTGGGCATGCCGGAACGGCCTATAGATTTTTAACTGCATTTTACGCCATATCTACGAAAGAAGTGATATTAACTGGTTCTGATCGGATGAAAAAGAGACCGATTGGACCATTGGTAGAAGCTCTGAAAGCTTTAGGTGCGAATATTTATTACCTGGAAGAGGAGGGATTTCCTCCATTAAAGATTAATGGAAAAGAGCTTGAGGGCGGAACAGTTAAATTACCCGGGTTTATTAGTAGTCAATTTATATCAGCTTTAATGCTGATAGCCCCCCAAATGTCCAAAGGATTATGGATTGAAGTAGAGGGGGATATGGTATCCAGACCTTATATCGAGATGACCGCTGCTTTAATGAGAGAATGTTGTATTGACGTAAGGGTGGATTCTCAGAAGATTTATGTTTCAAACGGAAATTATTCTGTAGGTGAGAAGATCGTAGAAAAGGATTGGTCTGCAGCTTCGTTTTGGTATCAGATGGTCTTACTTGGAAAGCTAAGTAAGCTAGAATTGATGGGGCTAACTTCCGAAAGTATTCAGGGAGATGCGTATGTGAAGAATCTCTTTGAGGAATTCGGAGTGAAAAGTGTTTTTTCCGCTGAAGGAGTGACTCTGGAATTTGAAGAAGCTAAATATTCTCTTGAGAAAGATTTTGATTTTACGCATATTCCGGATTTAACACAACCTTTTGTAGTTTCGATGGCTGGAATTAATAATTCTGTAAAAGTGATTGGAATAGATCATTTAAAGATCAAAGAAACAGATCGTCTGAACGCTTTAAAGTGTGAACTGGAAAAACTGGGTGCCAAAGTTGAAGTTTTTGAAAATGGATTGTCTTTGAAGTACGGAACAACCAGAGGAGGAGATATTGATACCTATGAGGATCATAGAATGGCCATGTCATTTGCGCCTTTGGCACTAGTTCATGGCGAAATGGAAATTGAAAACCCGGACGTAGTGAGTAAATCTTACCCTAACTATTGGCAACAATTGGCCAAATTGGGCTTTACATTTAAATAAGCTGATTAGAATTTAAATCGGACCTGTGCGCGAATATCAGTTCTGCGCGGTTCTTGAATAAGTTCTGTTCCCGATCCAAAAGTCGTTTCATGACTTAAGAATGTTCTTGACGCCTTGATCCAGAACTCAAAATTTCTGGATAGTTTGTAGTGGTAGACTAAAAATGCTCGTGTACCTCTTCTATAAAATGCGGGTACACTGAAATAATACAGAACATCATTTTCATATGCATAAATTCGTGCGTTATAGTCATCGACATCAAACAATGCAATTCTTCCGGTTAAGGTAGATTTAAAATCCATAAACTTAAACTGGAAATCCTGATAGATCACAAAACCTTTTCCGTTTGGAACCCCAGGATAATCTGAGGTACTGGTTTCAATTCTACTGTTTAATTTTAATTTATCGGATGCCTTATAAGTCATGTGGAATCTAAGATAGCTTCTGGATACATCTCTTAAACTATGAATGGCTTCATCCATGTTGGCATTGTTTTTTTGAGTCTCTTTTCTGTAACGTGTATACACGTTTAGTGATCTGGAAACTTGCCATTGTAGTCGCAACATATAGTCTAAACCTTCAGAAGGTCCATCCGCTCTGTAAGATAGCCAGTCAAATTGGTATTTGTCTACATATCCGGTAAGAACCACACCTTTTAATACGTCCGCTTTAAACCCAACATATGTCCCTTTTTCATTATTGTTATCTGACCTTTCGCCAAATGAATTGGAATAGATACTCTGAAAATTTGGTTGGAAGTTTCTATTGATGATAGAAACACTTACGCGGTCATCCAACTGAATTAAAGCGCCTGCCAGATATGCCCAGCCACCGTTATTACTCATGGAAACTTCGCCAAAGAAGTTGATGTTTTTTAGTAGAATATTCGCATCTAAGCCCGCATTATACCATTGATTGGTATCCAAAAGAAATTTCTGATAGAGCTGTGGAGAACGGTCGAAATCTGCACCATATTTGGAATGAATCACTCGAGTTCCCAGTTTAACTGATTTTTTACTCCAACTTAAATTGGCGCCCATAATTTCTTCAGAAATCGCTTTTTTGTCTGCAATTTCTCCCGGAGTTCTGTGAAGGCCGGATTCTTGCAGCGAGGTAAAAGCTCTATCCTGCGCATTTAATGTATCCTGGTCTGCAA
This genomic interval from bacterium SCSIO 12643 contains the following:
- a CDS encoding DUF3127 domain-containing protein, whose amino-acid sequence is MDLQLQGRIKVINDTQTFDSGFSKREFVITTQEQYPQDVKFEFFKDKTTVLDTYNVNDDVTVHFNIRGNEYNGRYYVNLQAWKMEKAGTAAPASPEPLPTPPPIAAGGDDDDLPF
- a CDS encoding flavin reductase family protein, whose amino-acid sequence is MENFVQIDPKAENTPKIFGTMLGAIGPRPIAFASTVDKDGNPNLSPFSFFNGFGANPPIVVFSPSRRVRDNTTKHTLENVKATGEVVISVVNHAIVEQMSLSSTEYGLGVNEFIKSGLTPLESQLVKPLRVKESPVSMECKVVDIVELGTEGGAGNLVICEVVMFHIDPNVLDENGVIDQTKIDLVGRMGGDWYCRANGDALFEIEKPLRTLGIGVDQIPEDIRNSKILTGNDLGRLGNVEQLPSELDVNDYKLYELSEIFIEHEDNAAQLEEELHKIAKEHINNNQIELAWKTLLAFNDQ
- the aroB gene encoding 3-dehydroquinate synthase, coding for MKKINAGSYQVYFDQALEQMVEFVNSNYPNARRYIIADHNTLTNCLPVIDKYLGQIQVEQQVFNIEPGEDSKSIDLAHQLWENFTDLNIGRNDLIINIGGGVVSDLGGFVAATYKRGVDVINIPTSLLAMADASIGGKVGINFHQLKNQLGYFSNPRGVFVHPEFLNTLPDRELISGYAEMIKHALIADSDAWTKILNQGAPTIEMISDLLPGSIEIKNGFVKQDPLDQGVRKVLNFGHTIGHAIETLFMDSDTEVLHGEAVAAGMIAAAYISNKRSGLSDSDLNNITKLLIKVFDLEFVLWLMSENLALPLKHDKKNEKSELKFVLLESIGKPIYGQNVSMEMALEAFEYVQAEVEKKQA
- a CDS encoding 3-phosphoshikimate 1-carboxyvinyltransferase; translated protein: MKVIAPKHISEAAIELPASKSISNRLLIIQAISGEGKISGLSDADDTRILYDVLQSDGDVIDVGHAGTAYRFLTAFYAISTKEVILTGSDRMKKRPIGPLVEALKALGANIYYLEEEGFPPLKINGKELEGGTVKLPGFISSQFISALMLIAPQMSKGLWIEVEGDMVSRPYIEMTAALMRECCIDVRVDSQKIYVSNGNYSVGEKIVEKDWSAASFWYQMVLLGKLSKLELMGLTSESIQGDAYVKNLFEEFGVKSVFSAEGVTLEFEEAKYSLEKDFDFTHIPDLTQPFVVSMAGINNSVKVIGIDHLKIKETDRLNALKCELEKLGAKVEVFENGLSLKYGTTRGGDIDTYEDHRMAMSFAPLALVHGEMEIENPDVVSKSYPNYWQQLAKLGFTFK
- a CDS encoding helix-hairpin-helix domain-containing protein, producing the protein MSFRNLYIYLALGFLLTFPALGFGQQKELKNDVIQQRIEFIAQQYESSTIDFSNLIEILTYYFDHPLNINTASQDELESLNLLTPFQVRTLITYRIKNGDLLTIYELRNLEGFDFVTIQNLIPFVKVASSQKPDQFNLKRSFKFGTHEVMSLWGRVLEEQEGYAPRDSTTSENSRYMGDPNRLYLRYRFKHSDQLSFGFTAEKDPGEEFFKGSNPNGFDFYSAHLFASKIGIVKQLAIGDFHGQFGQGLTFWSGFSYRKTADALNVIRYARKLSPYTSRNENNFLRGAGTTIQIKDFELTGFYSKKNIDANLADQDTLNAQDRAFTSLQESGLHRTPGEIADKKAISEEIMGANLSWSKKSVKLGTRVIHSKYGADFDRSPQLYQKFLLDTNQWYNAGLDANILLKNINFFGEVSMSNNGGWAYLAGALIQLDDRVSVSIINRNFQPNFQSIYSNSFGERSDNNNEKGTYVGFKADVLKGVVLTGYVDKYQFDWLSYRADGPSEGLDYMLRLQWQVSRSLNVYTRYRKETQKNNANMDEAIHSLRDVSRSYLRFHMTYKASDKLKLNSRIETSTSDYPGVPNGKGFVIYQDFQFKFMDFKSTLTGRIALFDVDDYNARIYAYENDVLYYFSVPAFYRRGTRAFLVYHYKLSRNFEFWIKASRTFLSHETTFGSGTELIQEPRRTDIRAQVRFKF